The window GCGGCTATCTTGCACCCACCGAAGGCACGATCTCGCTCAAGGGCAAAGCGGTCACGCGGCCGGGCCCGGACCGGATGATGGTGTTTCAGGAATTCGACCAGTTGTTGCCGTGGAAAACCGTTCGACAGAACGTGATGTTCGCGCTGCAGGCCTCGCACCGCCTGCCCGCCAGGGAGGTCGAAGAACGCGCGATGCACTACATCGACAAAGTCAATCTCGCCTCCTTCGCCGACAGCTATCCGCACACGCTGTCCGGTGGCATGAAGCAGCGCGTGGCGATTGCGCGAGGCATGGCGATGGAGCCCGACATCCTGCTGATGGACGAGCCGTTCGCCGCACTCGACGCCCTCACGCGCCGCAAGATGCAGGACGAACTGTTGACCCTGTGGGACGAAACGCGCTTCACCGTGTTGTTCGTTACGCATTCGATTCCGGAGGCGATCAAGATCGGCAGCCGGATTCTGCTGTTGTCGCCGCATCCCGGCCAGGTGAAGGCCGAACTCGAAACCGCGGCAA is drawn from Burkholderia sp. 9120 and contains these coding sequences:
- a CDS encoding ABC transporter ATP-binding protein, with the protein product MRAATEATPYPDTSPLLSVRGVTLQYKTPKTLVMATYRVDFDVFRGDRFVLLGPSGCGKSTLLKSVGGYLAPTEGTISLKGKAVTRPGPDRMMVFQEFDQLLPWKTVRQNVMFALQASHRLPAREVEERAMHYIDKVNLASFADSYPHTLSGGMKQRVAIARGMAMEPDILLMDEPFAALDALTRRKMQDELLTLWDETRFTVLFVTHSIPEAIKIGSRILLLSPHPGQVKAELETAATPEAAIALEKRIQHMLFEDEIERAENV